Proteins from a genomic interval of Phalacrocorax aristotelis chromosome 3, bGulAri2.1, whole genome shotgun sequence:
- the SLC5A6 gene encoding sodium-dependent multivitamin transporter isoform X1 — MPMRPVGCSRGGRWGSGGSSRAAAAGDAHHGVHSDRLQHLRAAAGAVVGHRALLCTEWGPAAHGAGIPPGQPQHGLPAGCPLPAGHLPVRRGHPGCAGRDLPLWHRVLVPRLLLLPGAAHPSPHLHPHLLPPAHHQHLRVLGAALQQDSANLRHRCLHLPDAPALLSPQVIYMGVVLYAPALALNAVTGFDLWSAVLTMGLVCTLYTTVGGLKAVIWTDVFQTLVMFAGQLAVIVVGAQRVGGMARVWHLAKQEGKIAGIDLDPDPFERHTFWTLAVGGIFMMLSLYGVNQAQVQRYLSARSEREAKLSCYAVFPCQQIVLCLSCLTGLVMFVYDREHPLVPTQHPGSSDQLVLYFVMDVLQDLPGLPGLFVACLFSGSLSTISSAFNSLATVTMEDLVRPHYPRLSESRATLISKLLALGYGLLCLGMAYVSSMLGPVLQAAISIFGMVGGPLLGLFCLGMFFPCANPTGAVVGLLAGLAMAFWVGIGSLLSSMGAAEGVPPPNSTTLPPMGNLTTILATTLMAPTPAPQSPTGLQKFYNLSYMWYSAHNSTTVIVVGLLVSLLTGPTPAAAVDPRTIYPVLPRLLCCLPQKYRERLCCGVGFPAQDTNHMDATVKSKGVANGLAPPGSGRREEEEGQGYIRTVGAPTYALQETSF, encoded by the exons ATGCCCATGAGGCCGGTGGGGTGCAgccggggcgggcggtggggcAGCGGCGGATCCAGCAGGGCAGCGGCGGCAGGAGACGCTCACCATGGAGTTCACAGTGATCGACTACAGCATCTtcgtgctgctgctggtgctgtcGTCGGCCATCGGGCTCTTCTATGCACTGAGTGGGGACCGGCAGCGCACGGTGCAGGAATTCCTCCTGGCCAACCGCAACATGGGCTTCCTGCCGGTTGCCCTCTCCCTGCTGGCCACCTTCCAGTCCGCCGTGGCCATCCTGGGTGTGCCGGCCGAGATCTACCGCTTTGGCACCGAGTACTGGTTCCTCGGCTGCTCCTACTTCCTGGGGCTGCTCATCCCAGCCCACATCTTCATCCCCATCTTCTACCGCCTGCGCATCACCAGCACCTACGAG TACTTGGAGCTGCGCTTCAACAAGACAGTGCGAATCTTCGGCACCGTTGCCTTCATCTTCCAGATG CTCCAGCGCTGCTCTCCCCGCAGGTCATCTACATGGGGGTAGTGCTCTACGCGCCCGCGCTGGCCCTCAATGCAG TGACAGGCTTTGATCTCTGGAGTGCGGTGCTCACCATGGGGCTGGTCTGCACGCTGTACACCACGGTG GGTGGGCTGAAGGCCGTCATCTGGACAGACGTCTTCCAGACACTGGTGATGTTTGCGGGGCAGCTGGCTGTCATCGTGGTGGGTGCCCAGCGGGTGGGCGGCATGGCCCGCGTCTGGCACCTGGCGAAGCAGGAGGGCAAGATCGCCGGCATCGA cctggaCCCCGACCCCTTCGAGCGGCACACCTTCTGGACCCTGGCGGTGGGGGGCATCTTCATGATGCTGTCACTGTACGGGGTGAACCAGGCGCAGGTGCAGCGGTACCTCAGCGCCCGCAGCGAGCGGGAGGCCAAGCT CTCCTGCTACGCCGTCTTCCCCTGCCAGCAGATCGTCCTCTGCCTCAGCTGCCTGACCGGCCTCGTCATGTTCGTCTACGACCGGGAGCACCCGCTGGTGCCCACCCAGCACCCCGGCTCCTCTGACCAG ctggtgCTGTACTTCGTGATGGACGTGCTGCAGGACCTGCCGGGGCTGCCCGGGCTCTTCGTCGCCTGCCTCTTCAGCGGGTCCCTCAG caccaTCTCCTCCGCCTTCAACTCGCTGGCCACGGTGACGATGGAGGACCTGGTCCGGCCCCACTACCCCAGGCTGTCAGAGTCACGGGCCACGCTGATCTCCAAGCTGCTGG ctctTGGTTATGGATtgctctgcctggggatggCCTATGTGTCCTCCATGCTGGGCCCCGTGCTGCAG GCAGCCATCAGCATCTTTGGCATGGTGGGGGGTCCGCTCCTGGGGCTCTTCTGCCTGGGCATGTTCTTCCCCTGCGCCAACCCCACG GGTGCTGTcgtggggctgctggcaggccTGGCCATGGCCTTCTGGGTGGGCATCGGCAGCCTGCTGTCCAGCAtgggggcagctgagggggTACCCCCACCCAACAGCACCACACTCCCCCCCATGGGCAACCTCACTACCATCCTCGCCACCACCCTGATGGCCCCCACGCCGGCCCCCCAGAG ccccacgggacTGCAGAAGTTTTACAACCTGTCCTACATGTGGTATAGTGCCCACAACTCCACCACCGTCATCGTCGTGGGGCTCCTGgtcagcctgctcactg gccccacaccagcagcagctgtggacCCCCGCACCATCTACCCCGTGCTGCCTcgcctgctctgctgcctgccgcAGAAGTACCGGGAGAGGCTCTGCTGCGGGGTGGGCTTCCCTGCCCAG GACACCAACCACATGGACGCCACAGTGAAGAGCAAGGGGGTGGCCAACGGCCTGGCCCCCCCTGGCTCTGGgcggagggaggaagaggagggacaGGGCTACATCCGCACAGTGGGGGCCCCAACCTACGCTCTGCAGGAGACATCCTTCTGA
- the SLC5A6 gene encoding sodium-dependent multivitamin transporter isoform X2 — translation MEFTVIDYSIFVLLLVLSSAIGLFYALSGDRQRTVQEFLLANRNMGFLPVALSLLATFQSAVAILGVPAEIYRFGTEYWFLGCSYFLGLLIPAHIFIPIFYRLRITSTYEYLELRFNKTVRIFGTVAFIFQMVIYMGVVLYAPALALNAVTGFDLWSAVLTMGLVCTLYTTVGGLKAVIWTDVFQTLVMFAGQLAVIVVGAQRVGGMARVWHLAKQEGKIAGIDLDPDPFERHTFWTLAVGGIFMMLSLYGVNQAQVQRYLSARSEREAKLSCYAVFPCQQIVLCLSCLTGLVMFVYDREHPLVPTQHPGSSDQLVLYFVMDVLQDLPGLPGLFVACLFSGSLSTISSAFNSLATVTMEDLVRPHYPRLSESRATLISKLLALGYGLLCLGMAYVSSMLGPVLQAAISIFGMVGGPLLGLFCLGMFFPCANPTGAVVGLLAGLAMAFWVGIGSLLSSMGAAEGVPPPNSTTLPPMGNLTTILATTLMAPTPAPQSPTGLQKFYNLSYMWYSAHNSTTVIVVGLLVSLLTGPTPAAAVDPRTIYPVLPRLLCCLPQKYRERLCCGVGFPAQDTNHMDATVKSKGVANGLAPPGSGRREEEEGQGYIRTVGAPTYALQETSF, via the exons ATGGAGTTCACAGTGATCGACTACAGCATCTtcgtgctgctgctggtgctgtcGTCGGCCATCGGGCTCTTCTATGCACTGAGTGGGGACCGGCAGCGCACGGTGCAGGAATTCCTCCTGGCCAACCGCAACATGGGCTTCCTGCCGGTTGCCCTCTCCCTGCTGGCCACCTTCCAGTCCGCCGTGGCCATCCTGGGTGTGCCGGCCGAGATCTACCGCTTTGGCACCGAGTACTGGTTCCTCGGCTGCTCCTACTTCCTGGGGCTGCTCATCCCAGCCCACATCTTCATCCCCATCTTCTACCGCCTGCGCATCACCAGCACCTACGAG TACTTGGAGCTGCGCTTCAACAAGACAGTGCGAATCTTCGGCACCGTTGCCTTCATCTTCCAGATG GTCATCTACATGGGGGTAGTGCTCTACGCGCCCGCGCTGGCCCTCAATGCAG TGACAGGCTTTGATCTCTGGAGTGCGGTGCTCACCATGGGGCTGGTCTGCACGCTGTACACCACGGTG GGTGGGCTGAAGGCCGTCATCTGGACAGACGTCTTCCAGACACTGGTGATGTTTGCGGGGCAGCTGGCTGTCATCGTGGTGGGTGCCCAGCGGGTGGGCGGCATGGCCCGCGTCTGGCACCTGGCGAAGCAGGAGGGCAAGATCGCCGGCATCGA cctggaCCCCGACCCCTTCGAGCGGCACACCTTCTGGACCCTGGCGGTGGGGGGCATCTTCATGATGCTGTCACTGTACGGGGTGAACCAGGCGCAGGTGCAGCGGTACCTCAGCGCCCGCAGCGAGCGGGAGGCCAAGCT CTCCTGCTACGCCGTCTTCCCCTGCCAGCAGATCGTCCTCTGCCTCAGCTGCCTGACCGGCCTCGTCATGTTCGTCTACGACCGGGAGCACCCGCTGGTGCCCACCCAGCACCCCGGCTCCTCTGACCAG ctggtgCTGTACTTCGTGATGGACGTGCTGCAGGACCTGCCGGGGCTGCCCGGGCTCTTCGTCGCCTGCCTCTTCAGCGGGTCCCTCAG caccaTCTCCTCCGCCTTCAACTCGCTGGCCACGGTGACGATGGAGGACCTGGTCCGGCCCCACTACCCCAGGCTGTCAGAGTCACGGGCCACGCTGATCTCCAAGCTGCTGG ctctTGGTTATGGATtgctctgcctggggatggCCTATGTGTCCTCCATGCTGGGCCCCGTGCTGCAG GCAGCCATCAGCATCTTTGGCATGGTGGGGGGTCCGCTCCTGGGGCTCTTCTGCCTGGGCATGTTCTTCCCCTGCGCCAACCCCACG GGTGCTGTcgtggggctgctggcaggccTGGCCATGGCCTTCTGGGTGGGCATCGGCAGCCTGCTGTCCAGCAtgggggcagctgagggggTACCCCCACCCAACAGCACCACACTCCCCCCCATGGGCAACCTCACTACCATCCTCGCCACCACCCTGATGGCCCCCACGCCGGCCCCCCAGAG ccccacgggacTGCAGAAGTTTTACAACCTGTCCTACATGTGGTATAGTGCCCACAACTCCACCACCGTCATCGTCGTGGGGCTCCTGgtcagcctgctcactg gccccacaccagcagcagctgtggacCCCCGCACCATCTACCCCGTGCTGCCTcgcctgctctgctgcctgccgcAGAAGTACCGGGAGAGGCTCTGCTGCGGGGTGGGCTTCCCTGCCCAG GACACCAACCACATGGACGCCACAGTGAAGAGCAAGGGGGTGGCCAACGGCCTGGCCCCCCCTGGCTCTGGgcggagggaggaagaggagggacaGGGCTACATCCGCACAGTGGGGGCCCCAACCTACGCTCTGCAGGAGACATCCTTCTGA